From Candidatus Zixiibacteriota bacterium, one genomic window encodes:
- a CDS encoding EAL domain-containing protein, with protein sequence MEPSGCPTPKILVVEDNPISRKMERLALEAEGYAVLEAATGATALGLAASEKPDLVLQDLLLPDIDGIELVSRLRALPGGKQMPILALTGLTTKAEAMRFSESPFNDFLFKPVEPSMLIRTVRTHLHSRRVAEKPGKGRRVLVLDDEPAQLKLLSTYLAQMGFEVATAGDGTDGFAKALALRPDAIVSDVLMPGMDGFQLCLKVRESPELARTPVVLISNNYAQEADKRLAEQVGAYTLVTSTPDFREAIEALLESLESGPSPLLADAQALRSQHLDRVARQLERHVKLNRELARRSAAQSAQLSVLASMGESFLRGRLEIDALLSDILGQYLNAIGFSCGAVYLTQENRLVLSAQIGIPETARQPLQNFYGYEGVLHDAMLRGETLSISLSPGRDAPFAHVLSHLGAQTLLVSPLRFRDEPLGVIVLMSAGSGLDEDWLVFSKAITNQIGQVIALSRAVSRLQSMASTDSLTGLANRARLREWLQQAVDDGERTAVCLLNLDRFQEINNTLGYRNGNSLLRQVAQRLTDAFAGRAFVARLGADEFAVCFTGPRTHDQVHGAARQILGILAPTFRIDNLSIAVRGSLGLALAPEHGSNADTLLSCADMALRAARRTGNNYLVYPEHVEPYNADNLTLLGELREAIDGDRLTLHYQPKVSYRTGRVAAVEALLRWHHPRRGWIRPDHFISLAERAGLIHPLTLWVVTAALRQIRRWRDLGLELPIAVNVSAWDLQDDSFPDFVAEAGRTTGAPLQMLAFELTERSLMADPAKTNVAFQKLSAMGVKFSIDDFGTGYSALSYLQKLSVNEIKIDRSFVASMLADPRSEAIVRSIIDLGRDLALDVVAEGVEDQKTWNRLAELGCDLAQGYHICRPVPSEDLLAWLDPAKSPSRMANDG encoded by the coding sequence ATGGAACCTTCCGGCTGCCCGACTCCGAAAATACTCGTCGTCGAGGACAACCCCATCTCGCGCAAGATGGAGCGCCTGGCGCTCGAAGCCGAGGGCTACGCGGTCCTGGAGGCGGCGACAGGAGCGACCGCCCTGGGGCTCGCGGCGAGCGAGAAGCCCGATCTCGTCCTCCAGGACCTGCTGCTTCCGGACATCGACGGTATCGAGCTGGTGTCGCGCCTGCGCGCCCTGCCGGGTGGCAAGCAGATGCCGATTCTGGCGCTCACGGGCCTGACCACGAAAGCCGAGGCGATGCGCTTCTCCGAGTCGCCCTTCAACGATTTTCTCTTCAAGCCGGTAGAGCCTTCGATGCTGATCCGCACGGTGCGCACGCATTTGCACTCGCGCCGCGTGGCGGAGAAGCCGGGCAAGGGGCGCCGCGTGCTGGTGCTCGACGACGAGCCCGCCCAGCTCAAGCTCCTCTCCACCTACCTCGCGCAGATGGGATTCGAAGTCGCCACGGCCGGCGACGGGACCGACGGCTTCGCCAAGGCGCTGGCGCTCAGGCCGGACGCCATCGTCTCCGACGTCCTGATGCCGGGCATGGACGGCTTTCAGCTTTGCCTGAAGGTCCGCGAGAGCCCGGAGCTGGCGCGCACGCCGGTGGTGCTGATCAGCAACAACTACGCGCAGGAGGCCGACAAGCGCCTGGCCGAGCAGGTGGGAGCGTACACCCTGGTGACGAGCACGCCCGATTTTCGCGAAGCGATCGAGGCGTTGCTCGAAAGCCTCGAGAGCGGCCCGTCTCCCCTGCTCGCGGACGCGCAGGCGCTTCGCAGCCAGCACCTCGACCGGGTCGCCCGACAACTCGAGCGCCACGTGAAGCTCAACCGCGAGCTGGCCAGGCGCTCCGCGGCCCAGAGCGCCCAGCTCTCGGTTCTGGCGAGCATGGGGGAGAGCTTTCTTCGCGGCCGGCTGGAGATCGACGCCCTGCTCAGTGACATTCTGGGGCAGTACCTGAACGCCATCGGCTTCTCCTGCGGGGCCGTTTACCTGACGCAGGAGAATCGGCTCGTCCTCTCCGCGCAGATCGGGATCCCCGAGACGGCCCGCCAGCCGCTTCAGAACTTCTACGGCTACGAAGGGGTACTTCACGACGCGATGCTCAGAGGCGAGACGCTCTCGATCTCCCTCTCGCCGGGACGCGACGCTCCGTTCGCCCACGTACTCTCGCACCTCGGAGCGCAGACGCTGCTCGTGAGCCCGCTGCGCTTCCGGGACGAGCCGCTCGGGGTGATCGTCCTGATGTCGGCGGGCTCCGGTCTCGACGAGGACTGGCTGGTCTTCTCCAAGGCGATCACGAACCAGATCGGGCAGGTCATTGCGCTGAGCCGCGCGGTCTCCCGCCTGCAGTCGATGGCGTCGACCGATTCGCTCACCGGGCTGGCCAACCGGGCGCGGCTGCGGGAGTGGCTGCAGCAGGCCGTGGACGACGGCGAGCGCACCGCCGTGTGCCTTCTCAACCTCGACCGCTTCCAGGAGATCAACAACACCCTCGGCTATCGCAACGGCAACTCGCTGCTGCGCCAGGTGGCGCAGCGGCTCACGGACGCATTCGCCGGCCGGGCGTTTGTCGCCCGGCTCGGCGCCGACGAGTTCGCGGTTTGCTTCACCGGTCCGCGGACGCACGATCAGGTGCACGGCGCCGCGCGGCAGATCCTCGGCATCCTTGCCCCGACTTTCCGGATCGACAATTTGAGCATCGCCGTACGCGGCAGCCTGGGTCTCGCCCTCGCTCCCGAGCACGGAAGCAACGCCGACACGCTTCTGAGCTGCGCCGATATGGCGCTTCGGGCCGCGCGGCGCACCGGCAACAATTATCTGGTCTATCCGGAGCACGTCGAGCCGTACAACGCCGACAACCTCACCCTGCTGGGCGAGCTGCGGGAGGCGATCGACGGCGATCGCCTGACTCTCCACTACCAGCCGAAGGTGAGTTACCGGACCGGCCGCGTGGCGGCGGTCGAGGCGCTGCTGCGCTGGCACCATCCCCGCCGCGGGTGGATCCGGCCGGACCACTTCATCTCGCTGGCCGAGCGCGCCGGCCTGATCCATCCCCTCACGCTCTGGGTGGTGACCGCAGCGCTCAGGCAGATCCGCCGCTGGCGCGACCTCGGCCTCGAGCTGCCGATCGCCGTCAACGTCTCGGCGTGGGATCTCCAGGACGACTCGTTTCCCGACTTCGTCGCCGAGGCCGGCCGCACGACCGGAGCGCCGCTTCAGATGCTCGCCTTCGAGCTGACGGAACGATCCCTGATGGCCGACCCGGCGAAGACCAATGTCGCCTTCCAGAAGCTCAGCGCGATGGGCGTCAAGTTCTCCATCGACGACTTCGGAACCGGCTACTCGGCCCTGTCCTATCTGCAAAAGCTGTCGGTCAACGAGATCAAGATCGACCGATCTTTCGTCGCCAGCATGCTCGCGGATCCCCGCAGCGAGGCGATCGTCCGCTCGATCATCGATCTCGGCCGCGATCTCGCGCTGGACGTGGTCGCCGAAGGCGTGGAAGATCAAAAGACCTGGAACCGCCTCGCCGAGCTGGGCTGCGACCTCGCCCAGGGCTACCACATCTGCCGCCCGGTTCCTTCCGAGGATCTGCTCGCCTGGCTGGACCCCGCGAAATCCCCTTCCCGCATGGCGAACGATGGCTGA
- a CDS encoding response regulator: MATGEEEFRRKLLGTFAAEAEERLEAITSGILELEKAADAARRAAVVESVFREAHSLKGAARAVGSADVEAVCQSLEGIFAALKREGIAAPAGSYDLLHSAVDALRRRLSPAAETTAGPEGTDLGTLLQRLESLSAALYSRAPEESPLYPAGEQAAPFPSPAPDTVRLPAARLESLLLKAEELLGSKLAAAQRAADLAEIRAALAGWKKEWTGLKARLPASDGAAAESVERADRACAALDAAMASIARAADQDHRQLGRQVDALLAEMKWLLMLPFSSVLRVFPRLVRDLSRERGKEAELAIEGGEIEIDRRILQEIKDPLIHLVRNSIDHGIEKPQERRRKKKPPAGMIRIAIAQKNGDKAEIVVADDGAGIDLGKVKAAALRLGAVSAEEADRLSDREILPLIFHSGLSTSPVITDLSGRGIGLAIVREKVEKVGGAVFVETTPGGGTTFRLVLPLALATFHGVLVRTGDHLFIVPLSAVERTVRIAPQSIRTAENRETIRLNGSVLPLVRLRDVLLLPRGRAAADSGAPVPALVLGAAERRIAFAVDEVVSEQEVLVKSLGRQLARVRNVAGAAVLGSGRVVPVINVADLMQSAARTSAAAPPAPPPVGRGDVEAKSVLVVEDSITARVLIKNILESAGYRVATAVDGIDAYTQLRAGRFDVVVSDVDMPRMNGFDLTAKIRADRSLSELPVVLVTALESREDRERGIEVGASAYLVKSSFDHSNLLETIARLV; the protein is encoded by the coding sequence ATGGCAACCGGAGAAGAAGAGTTCCGCAGGAAGCTGCTCGGCACGTTCGCGGCCGAGGCCGAAGAGCGCCTCGAAGCGATCACCTCCGGGATTCTGGAGCTGGAAAAAGCAGCCGACGCGGCGAGGCGAGCCGCTGTCGTCGAATCCGTCTTTCGCGAAGCCCATAGCCTCAAGGGCGCCGCCCGCGCCGTGGGCAGCGCCGACGTCGAAGCGGTCTGCCAGTCCCTCGAGGGGATCTTCGCGGCGCTCAAACGCGAGGGAATCGCCGCTCCGGCCGGATCTTACGATCTGCTCCACTCGGCCGTTGACGCGCTGCGGCGCCGGCTCTCCCCGGCCGCAGAGACGACGGCCGGCCCGGAAGGGACCGATCTCGGCACTCTTCTCCAGCGTCTCGAAAGCCTCTCCGCAGCGCTTTATTCCCGAGCGCCGGAGGAGTCGCCCTTGTATCCCGCCGGGGAGCAGGCGGCCCCCTTTCCGTCTCCGGCGCCAGACACCGTCCGGCTCCCCGCAGCCCGACTGGAATCCCTGCTGCTCAAGGCTGAAGAGCTGCTCGGCTCGAAGCTCGCCGCGGCACAGCGGGCGGCCGATCTCGCCGAGATCCGGGCGGCGCTTGCGGGGTGGAAAAAGGAGTGGACGGGATTGAAGGCGCGGCTACCGGCCTCGGACGGCGCCGCGGCCGAATCGGTGGAACGGGCCGACCGGGCCTGCGCCGCGCTCGACGCCGCCATGGCGAGCATCGCCCGGGCCGCGGACCAGGATCACCGGCAACTCGGCCGCCAGGTCGACGCTCTCCTGGCCGAGATGAAATGGCTGTTGATGCTCCCCTTCTCCTCGGTGCTGAGGGTTTTTCCGCGCCTGGTGCGCGATCTCTCGCGCGAGCGCGGAAAGGAAGCCGAGCTGGCGATCGAAGGGGGCGAGATCGAGATCGACCGCCGCATCCTGCAGGAGATCAAGGATCCCCTGATCCATCTGGTCAGGAACTCCATCGACCACGGCATCGAAAAACCCCAGGAGCGCCGGCGCAAGAAGAAGCCCCCTGCCGGGATGATCCGCATCGCGATCGCTCAGAAAAACGGCGACAAGGCGGAGATCGTCGTCGCCGACGACGGCGCCGGGATCGACCTCGGCAAGGTCAAAGCTGCGGCGCTGCGGCTGGGCGCGGTTTCCGCCGAGGAAGCCGACAGGCTGAGCGACCGCGAGATCCTGCCTTTGATCTTCCACTCGGGCCTGTCCACCAGTCCCGTGATCACCGATCTCTCGGGCCGGGGAATCGGTCTGGCGATCGTCCGCGAGAAAGTCGAGAAGGTCGGCGGGGCGGTTTTCGTGGAAACGACGCCCGGAGGCGGAACGACCTTCCGGCTCGTCCTGCCGCTCGCGCTGGCGACTTTTCACGGCGTCCTGGTGCGGACCGGGGATCATCTCTTCATCGTTCCGCTGAGCGCCGTCGAGCGCACGGTGAGGATCGCACCGCAGAGCATCCGGACCGCCGAGAACCGGGAGACGATCCGGCTGAACGGATCGGTGCTGCCGCTGGTCCGCCTGCGCGACGTGCTCCTGCTTCCGCGCGGTCGCGCCGCGGCCGACTCCGGTGCGCCCGTGCCGGCGCTGGTGCTCGGCGCCGCCGAGCGGCGGATCGCCTTCGCCGTCGACGAGGTCGTGAGCGAGCAGGAGGTGCTGGTGAAGAGCCTCGGCCGGCAGCTCGCGCGCGTGCGCAACGTCGCTGGCGCGGCCGTGCTGGGAAGCGGGCGCGTCGTGCCCGTGATCAACGTGGCCGACCTGATGCAATCCGCGGCGCGCACGAGCGCCGCCGCTCCGCCGGCGCCCCCGCCCGTCGGGCGTGGCGACGTCGAGGCCAAAAGCGTCCTCGTGGTCGAGGACTCGATCACGGCGCGCGTCCTCATCAAGAACATTCTCGAGTCCGCCGGCTACCGCGTCGCCACCGCGGTCGACGGGATCGACGCCTACACGCAGCTCCGCGCCGGCCGCTTCGACGTCGTCGTCTCGGACGTCGACATGCCGCGCATGAACGGATTCGACCTGACGGCGAAGATCCGCGCCGACCGGAGCCTGTCGGAGCTTCCCGTCGTGCTGGTGACCGCGCTGGAGTCGCGTGAAGACCGCGAGCGCGGCATCGAGGTCGGCGCCAGCGCCTACCTCGTGAAGAGCAGTTTCGATCACAGCAACCTGCTGGAAACGATCGCGAGGCTCGTGTGA
- a CDS encoding response regulator: MAGERILIVDDNPLNMKLVRVLLEGEGYEVRTASDAEEALRVLQEFHPRMILMDIQLPGIDGLELTRRLKNDPATRDIKILGLTAYAMKGDEERILSAGCDGYIPKPVDTRSLPVIIRAHLAAGGKKSS; the protein is encoded by the coding sequence ATGGCGGGAGAACGGATTCTCATCGTCGACGACAACCCGCTCAACATGAAGCTGGTGCGCGTCTTGCTGGAGGGGGAAGGCTACGAAGTGCGCACCGCTTCTGATGCCGAAGAGGCCCTCAGGGTGCTCCAGGAATTCCATCCGCGCATGATCCTGATGGACATACAGCTGCCGGGAATCGACGGGCTGGAGCTGACGCGCCGCCTCAAGAACGATCCCGCGACGCGCGACATCAAGATTCTCGGCCTGACCGCCTACGCGATGAAAGGCGATGAGGAGAGAATCCTGTCCGCGGGTTGCGACGGCTACATACCGAAGCCGGTCGACACGAGAAGCCTCCCCGTGATCATCCGGGCGCACCTTGCCGCCGGCGGAAAAAAGTCGAGCTGA
- a CDS encoding PAS domain S-box protein, giving the protein MPEAIRVLIVADEPAEAESMIGQLRKSGFNAEPQTVNHERGFLAGLDASPDVILAVFDMSPFGAPEALRLVKERGLDVPLIAVTTAGSEEIAVTRMQDGPAGYVLKDRLAPLGPLVSRALDETRLRREKRAAEDLQRRLTAILEATPDCVLIAGRDGRAVYLNPAGRKLLGFGEDEDIRGFMIAEAYPPSVRPQMTAVAFPAAARDGTWVGETALLHRSGREIPVSQVIIVHKPSDGSVQFFSTIARDMTEREQAEEKLRLQSAALESAANAVVITDRDGTIAWVNPAFTRLTGYSPAEAIGRNPRLLKSGAHDRAFYEKLWRTILSGETWSGEMVNRRKDGGLYTEEQTITPVRDPRGEITHFIAIKQDITERKRGEAALRGREAAEAANRLKSEFLANMSHELRTPLNAIIGFAQLMHDGKVGPLSATHQEYLGDILHSAHHLLQLINDILDVAKIEAGKMEFTPVPVDLAGIAAEAKTVVQGLAVRKRIRLEVDVDPALTGVVADARGLKQVLYNYLSNAIKFTAEGGHVTLRIRPEPPDRFRIEVEDDGIGIRAQDIGKLFSEFQQLDSGSGKQYAGTGLGLALTRRLVEAQGGEVGVRSEFGKGSLFYAVLPRTPR; this is encoded by the coding sequence ATGCCGGAAGCGATTCGCGTCTTGATCGTCGCGGACGAGCCCGCGGAAGCCGAATCGATGATCGGTCAGCTGCGAAAGAGCGGCTTCAATGCGGAGCCGCAAACGGTCAACCATGAACGGGGCTTTCTCGCGGGGCTCGACGCCTCGCCGGATGTGATCCTGGCGGTTTTCGATATGTCTCCGTTCGGGGCTCCGGAGGCTTTGCGTCTGGTGAAGGAGCGCGGCCTGGACGTTCCCTTGATCGCCGTCACCACCGCCGGCAGCGAAGAGATCGCGGTGACGCGGATGCAGGACGGCCCGGCCGGCTACGTCCTGAAGGACCGGCTCGCGCCGCTGGGACCTCTCGTCTCCCGTGCGCTCGATGAGACACGGCTCCGCCGCGAGAAGCGAGCGGCGGAAGACCTGCAGCGCAGGCTCACCGCCATCCTGGAAGCGACTCCGGACTGCGTACTTATCGCCGGCAGGGACGGACGTGCCGTTTACCTCAACCCCGCCGGCCGCAAGCTGCTGGGATTCGGCGAAGACGAGGACATCCGGGGTTTCATGATCGCCGAGGCCTACCCTCCGAGCGTGCGCCCGCAGATGACCGCCGTCGCGTTTCCCGCCGCCGCCCGCGACGGAACGTGGGTCGGTGAGACGGCGCTTTTGCATCGCAGCGGCCGGGAAATTCCCGTATCCCAGGTGATCATCGTGCACAAACCATCGGACGGGAGCGTCCAGTTTTTCTCGACCATCGCCAGGGACATGACCGAACGCGAGCAAGCGGAGGAAAAGCTCAGGCTCCAGTCGGCGGCGCTCGAATCGGCGGCCAACGCGGTCGTGATCACCGATCGTGACGGTACCATCGCTTGGGTCAACCCGGCGTTCACCAGGCTCACGGGTTATTCTCCCGCCGAGGCCATCGGCCGGAACCCGAGATTGCTCAAATCCGGGGCGCACGATCGGGCCTTCTACGAGAAGCTTTGGCGTACGATCTTGTCCGGCGAGACTTGGTCGGGAGAAATGGTCAACCGGCGGAAAGACGGTGGGCTTTACACCGAAGAACAGACGATCACGCCGGTGCGCGACCCGCGGGGAGAGATCACCCACTTCATCGCGATCAAGCAAGATATAACGGAGCGGAAGCGGGGAGAAGCGGCGTTGCGCGGCCGCGAAGCCGCCGAGGCGGCCAACCGGCTGAAGAGCGAATTTCTCGCCAACATGTCCCACGAGCTGCGCACGCCGCTCAACGCCATCATCGGCTTCGCGCAGCTCATGCACGACGGCAAGGTGGGACCCCTCTCAGCGACCCACCAAGAATACCTCGGCGATATTCTCCACAGCGCCCACCACCTGCTCCAGCTCATCAACGACATCCTCGACGTGGCCAAAATCGAAGCGGGAAAGATGGAGTTCACGCCGGTGCCGGTCGACCTCGCCGGCATCGCCGCCGAAGCGAAAACCGTTGTTCAGGGGTTGGCGGTGCGGAAAAGGATCCGGTTGGAGGTCGACGTTGACCCGGCGCTCACCGGCGTCGTCGCCGACGCCAGAGGCCTCAAGCAGGTGCTCTACAATTACCTTTCCAACGCCATCAAATTCACCGCCGAAGGCGGCCACGTCACGCTCCGCATACGGCCCGAGCCACCGGATCGCTTCCGCATCGAGGTCGAGGACGACGGGATCGGCATCCGGGCCCAGGACATCGGCAAGCTGTTCAGCGAGTTTCAACAACTCGACAGCGGCTCCGGCAAGCAATACGCCGGGACAGGCCTGGGCCTTGCGCTCACCAGGCGCCTGGTCGAGGCCCAGGGCGGAGAGGTCGGTGTGCGCAGCGAGTTCGGCAAGGGCAGCTTGTTCTACGCCGTGCTGCCGCGGACACCGCGGTAG
- a CDS encoding response regulator has product MESQTGKREPRILIVEDSPTQAQQLSFLLEENGYDTEIASNGREALAAAARRRPTLVVSDVVMPEMDGFALCREIKSRDELRDVPVILLTSLSSPVDIVKGLECGADNFITKPYEKEYLLSHIHHILLNRELRKTRKSEIGLEVVYGNKRYFITSERQQILDLLLSTYEAAVQKNLLLARSQDELRQLNEQLDQKIKERTERLREEIVERRRVEEEIRRLNAELERRVAERTAELEATTLFLDNVLQSSTEYAIVAGDLRGNILNWNEGARRNYGYTAAEAIGKMSLRALYAPEEIASGRLDDLVRTARTLGTAEGVFENARKNGERFVASTAVTLRRDAAGTPVGYLLISKDITQQKMLEDELRRKNEELEEQNRRVQEANRLKSEFLANMSHELRTPLNAIIGFAQLMHDGKVGPVSPQHREYLGDILASGRHLLQLINDVLDLAKVEAGKMEFRPEPIRLLQTFAEVRDILRPLADQKKISVQVEIDPALDSVFADARSLKQILYNYLSNAIKFTPDGGRVEVRARPEGEGCFRVEVEDNGIGIKSNDLDRLFAEFQQLDSGTAKKHAGTGLGLALTRKIVEAQGGSVGARSVFGRGSLFYAILPRTTPPGSTQREPEKRGRTFGQNAPTVLVIEDDDRDLEWITGTLAEAGYAVETAGSGAEGLARSRAKRYDAILLDLLLPDIIGWEVLHAIRAEERNRDVPVIAVTVVAEKELVRGFPLQDYLTKPVTPEQLLNALRRSGVAAGGARKKILVVDDDPSALKIAALALEASGYEVICRGNGAGGLEIAAGGDIDAVILDLLMPEMDGFEFLDRFRRFPGCRDIPVIVWTNKETTREDRQRLRRSAQSLAAKSRGGIDSVVRELRRRVPPGGAPPD; this is encoded by the coding sequence ATGGAATCGCAAACCGGCAAGCGCGAACCGCGCATCCTGATCGTCGAGGACAGCCCGACGCAGGCGCAACAGCTGAGCTTTCTGCTCGAGGAAAACGGCTACGACACCGAGATCGCCTCCAACGGCCGCGAGGCGCTCGCGGCCGCGGCCCGGCGCCGGCCGACGCTGGTCGTCAGCGACGTCGTGATGCCCGAGATGGACGGCTTTGCGCTCTGCCGCGAGATCAAGTCGCGCGACGAGCTCAGGGACGTTCCCGTGATCCTGCTGACCTCGCTCTCGAGCCCCGTCGACATCGTCAAGGGCCTGGAGTGCGGGGCCGACAACTTCATCACGAAGCCTTACGAGAAAGAATACCTCCTCTCCCACATCCACCACATCCTGCTGAACCGCGAGCTGCGCAAGACTCGCAAGAGCGAGATCGGCCTGGAGGTGGTTTACGGCAACAAGAGATATTTCATCACCTCCGAGCGTCAGCAGATTCTCGATCTCCTCCTCTCGACCTACGAGGCGGCGGTTCAAAAGAACCTCCTGCTCGCCCGGTCGCAGGACGAGCTGCGCCAGCTGAACGAGCAGCTCGATCAAAAAATCAAGGAGCGAACCGAGCGGCTGAGGGAAGAGATCGTCGAGCGCCGCCGCGTCGAGGAGGAAATCCGCCGCCTGAACGCCGAGCTGGAGAGGCGTGTCGCCGAGCGCACGGCCGAGCTGGAGGCGACCACGCTCTTCCTCGACAACGTCCTGCAAAGCTCGACCGAGTACGCCATCGTCGCCGGCGATCTGCGCGGCAACATCCTCAACTGGAACGAGGGGGCGCGGCGCAACTACGGCTACACGGCCGCCGAGGCGATCGGCAAGATGAGCCTCAGGGCGCTCTACGCGCCCGAGGAGATCGCGTCCGGAAGGCTCGACGACCTGGTCCGGACGGCCAGGACGCTGGGGACGGCCGAAGGGGTCTTCGAGAACGCGCGCAAGAACGGCGAGCGCTTCGTCGCCTCGACGGCGGTGACGCTCAGGCGCGACGCCGCCGGGACTCCCGTGGGTTACCTGCTCATCTCCAAGGACATCACGCAGCAAAAGATGCTCGAGGACGAGCTGCGGCGAAAGAACGAGGAGCTGGAGGAGCAGAACCGCCGCGTCCAGGAGGCCAACCGGCTGAAGAGCGAGTTCCTGGCGAACATGTCGCACGAGCTGCGCACGCCGCTGAACGCGATCATCGGCTTCGCGCAGCTCATGCACGACGGCAAGGTAGGTCCGGTTTCTCCGCAGCACAGGGAATACCTCGGCGACATCCTCGCCAGCGGGCGGCACCTGCTCCAGCTCATCAACGACGTGCTCGACCTCGCGAAGGTCGAGGCGGGCAAGATGGAGTTCCGGCCGGAGCCGATCCGCCTCCTCCAGACCTTCGCGGAAGTGCGCGACATCCTGCGCCCGCTCGCCGACCAGAAAAAAATCTCGGTGCAGGTGGAGATCGATCCCGCCCTCGATTCGGTCTTCGCCGACGCCCGCAGCCTCAAACAGATCCTCTACAACTATCTCTCCAACGCCATCAAGTTCACGCCCGACGGCGGGCGCGTCGAGGTCCGGGCCAGGCCCGAGGGCGAGGGCTGTTTCCGCGTCGAGGTCGAGGACAACGGCATCGGCATCAAGTCGAACGATCTCGACCGCCTTTTCGCCGAGTTCCAGCAGCTGGACTCCGGCACCGCCAAGAAGCACGCGGGCACCGGCCTCGGCCTGGCGCTGACGAGGAAGATCGTCGAGGCCCAGGGAGGAAGCGTGGGCGCCCGCAGCGTCTTCGGCCGCGGGAGCCTTTTCTACGCGATCTTGCCGCGCACTACGCCGCCCGGGAGCACCCAGCGGGAGCCCGAGAAGCGCGGACGCACGTTCGGACAGAACGCGCCGACGGTTCTGGTGATCGAGGACGATGACCGGGATCTCGAATGGATCACCGGCACGCTCGCGGAGGCCGGCTACGCCGTGGAGACGGCCGGGAGCGGCGCCGAAGGCCTCGCCAGGTCCCGCGCGAAGCGCTATGACGCGATTTTGCTGGATCTGCTGCTTCCCGACATCATCGGATGGGAAGTGCTGCACGCCATCCGCGCGGAGGAGCGCAACCGGGACGTGCCGGTGATCGCGGTCACGGTGGTCGCGGAAAAAGAGCTGGTCAGGGGCTTTCCGCTGCAGGATTACCTGACCAAGCCCGTGACGCCGGAGCAGCTCCTGAACGCGCTGCGGCGGTCGGGAGTGGCCGCCGGGGGCGCCCGGAAGAAGATCCTGGTGGTGGACGACGATCCAAGCGCCCTCAAGATCGCCGCCCTGGCGCTGGAGGCGAGCGGCTATGAGGTGATCTGCCGCGGCAACGGCGCCGGCGGGCTGGAAATCGCCGCCGGCGGGGATATCGACGCCGTGATCCTGGACCTCCTGATGCCGGAGATGGACGGCTTCGAGTTTCTCGATCGTTTCCGCCGGTTCCCCGGCTGCCGGGACATCCCCGTCATCGTGTGGACCAACAAGGAGACCACGCGAGAGGACCGGCAGCGCCTACGGCGCTCCGCGCAGTCGCTGGCGGCCAAGAGCCGGGGCGGGATCGACTCCGTCGTCCGGGAGCTCAGGCGCCGCGTCCCGCCGGGTGGGGCGCCGCCGGACTGA
- a CDS encoding chemotaxis response regulator protein-glutamate methylesterase, which translates to MIKVLIVEDSPVVREFLTHILGSDSDIDVVGTACDGEEAVEAVERTRPDVVTMDIHMPRLNGFDATRRIMELSPRPIVIVSGSSAHDEIAMTFKALESGALAIVPRPRGLGDEESSRELVRTVKLMSEVRVVRRWPRSRTAPAPAPAPRPAVSAEERGGDVRVVAMGASTGGPIVLQTILSGLGESFPVPVLIVQHMTPGFAGGFAEWLARSTGFPVGIARDGETTLPGRAYVAPDGFHMGVRAGGRIALENAPPENGLRPSISYLFRSVVSAYGSQAVGVLLTGMGRDGAEELKLLRDKGCATIAQDRESCVVYGMPGEAVRIGAAARILSPDKIAAALREIVQKPPAGFRG; encoded by the coding sequence ATGATCAAAGTTCTGATCGTCGAGGACTCTCCGGTCGTCCGGGAGTTTCTGACACACATCCTGGGCTCCGATTCCGACATCGACGTGGTGGGAACGGCGTGCGACGGCGAGGAAGCCGTGGAGGCGGTGGAGCGGACCCGGCCCGACGTGGTCACGATGGACATCCACATGCCCAGATTGAACGGCTTCGACGCGACGCGGAGGATCATGGAGCTCAGCCCGAGGCCGATCGTGATCGTGAGCGGCAGCTCGGCCCACGACGAGATCGCGATGACGTTCAAGGCCCTGGAGTCCGGCGCGCTCGCGATCGTGCCCCGTCCCAGGGGGCTCGGCGACGAGGAAAGCTCTCGGGAGCTGGTCCGCACCGTCAAGCTCATGTCCGAGGTCAGAGTGGTCAGGCGCTGGCCGCGCTCGCGAACCGCGCCGGCGCCCGCTCCGGCCCCGCGGCCCGCCGTCTCCGCCGAGGAACGAGGCGGCGACGTCCGCGTCGTCGCGATGGGCGCCTCCACCGGCGGCCCGATCGTCCTGCAAACGATTCTCTCCGGGCTCGGCGAGAGCTTCCCGGTTCCCGTGCTCATCGTGCAGCACATGACTCCCGGATTCGCCGGCGGTTTCGCCGAGTGGCTCGCGCGGTCCACGGGCTTTCCCGTCGGCATCGCCCGCGACGGCGAGACGACCCTTCCCGGCCGGGCCTACGTCGCTCCGGACGGTTTCCACATGGGCGTGCGCGCCGGCGGCCGGATCGCGCTGGAAAACGCCCCTCCCGAGAACGGGCTCCGGCCCTCGATCTCGTATCTTTTTCGTTCGGTCGTGTCCGCCTATGGCTCGCAGGCGGTGGGAGTGCTGCTCACGGGGATGGGCAGGGACGGCGCCGAGGAGCTGAAGCTGCTGCGGGACAAGGGCTGCGCCACCATCGCTCAGGACCGCGAGAGCTGCGTGGTGTACGGAATGCCCGGGGAGGCGGTGCGGATCGGCGCCGCCGCGCGAATCCTTTCTCCCGACAAGATCGCCGCCGCGCTGCGGGAGATCGTGCAAAAACCGCCCGCGGGATTCAGAGGTTGA